In Phaseolus vulgaris cultivar G19833 chromosome 10, P. vulgaris v2.0, whole genome shotgun sequence, a single genomic region encodes these proteins:
- the LOC137814863 gene encoding uncharacterized protein, with amino-acid sequence MMLTGGSDVVYCKLLMSTLAGATLEWFVSLSDGHITTFDQFATLFREQYLVNKSPIRLSYDVFNIKQYQGESMKDYLNRFGVQVVRLKPTDEAMIVHAFVKGMLPGPFSESLLRFYPKTFTEIRRRALAHIAADDRVTEKHGLVGPIRPRATGRTQPMRVHEVTTEKKGAGKPYEQSQAWTHTRRDPPPKHNFRVELKELIAIPNIAARLKVPAKTDRKMGPNKNALCEFHQAHGHYILNFLAPTHQLDELVKSDFLKD; translated from the coding sequence ATGATGCTCACAGGAGGATCTGACGTTGTGTACTGCAAGCTGCTCATGAGCACGTTGGCAGGCGCGACGTTAGAGTGGTTTGTCAGTCTCTCCGATGGACACATCACCACCTTCGACCAGTTTGCGACgctgttcagggaacaataccttGTTAACAAGTCCCCCATCCGACTTTCTTATGATGTCTTTAACATTAAacagtaccagggggagtccATGAAGGACTACTTGAACAGGTTTGGGGTCCAGGTGGTAAGGTTGAAACCCACGGATGAGGCCATGATAGTGCATGCCTTTGTCAAGGGAATGCTGCCAGGACCTTTCAGCGAATCGCTGTTAAGGTTCTACCCGAAGACATTCACCGAGATCAGACGTCGGGCGTTGGCACACATCGCCGCAGATGATCGAGTCACGGAGAAACACGGTCTTGTCGGTCCTATTCGACCTCGAGCAACAGGACGAACTCAACCCATGAGGGTGCACGAGGTGACCACAGAGAAAAAGGGAGCTGGAAAACCCTACGAGCAATCCCAAGCATGGACACACACACGAAGGGACCCGCCCCCGAAACATAATTTTCGAGTGGAGCTCAAGGAGCTAATCGCTATCCCGAACATAGCGGCAAGGCTGAAGGTACCCGCAAAGACCGACAGGAAGATGGGCCCCAACAAGAACGCTttgtgtgagttccaccaagcacATGGCCACTACATACTTAATTTCTTGGCCCCGACACACCAACTAGATGAGCTAGTGAAAAGCGACTTCTTGAAGGATTAA
- the LOC137819615 gene encoding protein trichome birefringence-like 34 yields MAKAHQIVVGSSWGIRNIFQSLLVILATALVVTTIYLTQEGDQWSHETNKLHSLSKCNLFSGNWVFDNESYPLYKEQHCTFMSDQLACQKFGRKDLSYQNWRWKPHQCDLPRFNATALLERLRNKRMVFVGDSLNRGQWVSMVCLVESSVPPTLKSMRTIANGSLNIFKAEEYNATIEFYWAPLLVESNSDDPVNHRVAERTVRVHAIEKHAKYWTDADILVFNTFLWWRRRAMNVLWGSFEDPNGVMKRVEMVRVYEMALRTWSDWLEVHINRNKTNLFFVSISPTHQKAHEWGGARGDNCYKESDKIREEGYWGNGSNPSMMRVVENVIEDLNGRGLKVELLNITQLSEYRKEGHPSIYRKQWDPLTQQQLSNPKTYADCIHWCLPGVPDVWNELLYAYILHPSLTF; encoded by the exons ATGGCAAAGGCACATCAGATAGTGGTAGGAAGCAGTTGGGGAATCAGAAACATTTTTCAATCCCTTTTAGTCATCTTAGCCACTGCTCTAGTTGTCACTACCATTTATCTAACACAAGAAGGAGATCAATGGTCTCATGAAACAAACAAGTTACATTCATTATCAAAATGTAACTTGTTTTCTGGCAACTGGGTTTTTGATAATGAATCATATCCACTCTACAAGGAGCAACACTGCACGTTCATGTCTGATCAATTGGCTTGTCAGAAGTTTGGAAGGAAGGACCTTAGCTACCAGAATTGGAGATGGAAACCTCACCAATGTGACTTACCCAG GTTCAATGCCACAGCATTGCTTGAAAGGCTAAGGAACAAGAGGATGGTGTTTGTGGGGGATTCACTGAACAGAGGCCAATGGGTTTCAATGGTTTGCCTTGTGGAATCTTCTGTGCCCCCAACTCTCAAATCCATGCGAACCATTGCAAATGGGTCCCTCAACATCTTCAAGGCAGAA GAGTACAATGCAACGATCGAGTTCTATTGGGCTCCATTATTGGTAGAATCAAACTCTGATGACCCTGTGAACCACAGGGTAGCTGAAAGAACTGTAAGAGTGCATGCCATAGAAAAACATGCTAAGTACTGGACTGATGCAGACATTTTGGTGTTCAACACTTTCTTATGGTGGAGAAGGCGAGCAATGAATGTTTT GTGGGGTTCATTTGAAGACCCAAATGGGGTAATGAAAAGGGTAGAAATGGTGAGAGTATATGAAATGGCCTTGAGGACATGGTCAGATTGGTTGGAAGTTCATATTAATCGCAACAAGACCAACTTGTTCTTTGTTTCTATCTCACCAACTCACCAAAA GGCACATGAATGGGGAGGAGCAAGGGGTGATAATTGTTACAAAGAAAGTGATAAAATTAGAGAAGAAGGGTATTGGGGGAATGGTTCAAATCCAAGTATGATGAGAGTGGTGGAAAATGTGATTGAAGATTTGAATGGAAGAGGGTTGAAAGTTGAGTTGCTTAACATCACACAGCTCTCAGAGTATAGGAAAGAAGGGCACCCATCAATATATAGAAAGCAATGGGACCCTCTAACTCAACAACAATTATCAAATCCAAAAACTTATGCTGATTGCATACATTGGTGCCTCCCTGGTGTGCCTGATGTATGGAATGAGCTTCTATATGCCTATATTCTACATCCATCACTAactttttga